CGCCGCCTGCCGTTCCACGTCTTTTATTCGCTCGACGGCATCCGGCTGCAGATACTGATTGCGGATGTCGTCAATGGCGGCCTGGCGCTCGGCTTCTCCGGTAATCTCAGCCAAGTCTTTCTGGTGCATGGCCAGGGCGGCCTGGTATTTTTCATAGGGGTCCGATCCCTGGGATACCGCCTCAGAATCCGCGGAGTCGCCCCACATATCCTGCGTCAGCCGGTCCAGCTGGGTCTGTTTGTCCGCGGCATACAGGGTGCCGTCGTTGACAATGGCGGCTCGCCGGATACTGTATTCCTTTTCCTTGACCTGCTCGCCGAACAGCTTGTCCGCCAGTTCCCGGCCCAGAGACCCCCGTCGAAACTCCTGAACCTTTCTTAACAGTTCCAGGCCGTTTTCGGCCGTGGTGACCGGCCCGAAGCGTGCCGTCAAATCGGCCACGGCTATTTCGCAATCCAGATACCGCTGATATGTGGCGTAGAGCCGGCCGGCCTCTTCAGGAGGAAACTGGGAGAAAATTTTCTCTTTGACCTGAGCCAGATGATCTTCGCGGGAAGTTGCCTGGCGAAACTCATGACCCAGCCAGGTAAAATAGTGCAGGGTGGTTCCCGAGCTGACAATAATTTGAGAAAAAAGGTCCTTAATGACGGACCCCTCTCCCGGTGGCCCTTCGTCCGGTATTCCCCCTTTGTCATCACCCGGCAGGGTCTGTTCATGGGTCTTTATGGCCGTGATCTGTTCTTTTGATGCCGCAATCTGCTCGATTGCCGGGCCGGTGGCGCGGTCAAAAATATAGGCTGTGTCTTCCGGCGCAGGCTGCCGCGTGTACAAGCCAATCAACAGGCCCAGTAACAGCAGGCCGACAAAAGCGAAAATGATTCTTCCATTAATGCCCTTCATCGTTTCTTCCCAAAAAAAACAGGGGCCGCCCTTCGGCTGCCCCTGTCTGTCTCCTGATTTATTCAAACCGGTTTAATAGCCGCGGGCTTTCAAGTCCTTTACAATATCCACGAAAAACTGCGGCGCGTCAAATCCCGGCGTTACCCCGAACAACTGACCGACAATGTTGAGGTGATCGCAGCCGGTGCTGTACCAGGCGGCCTCCTGCACTCCGCGGAAATTGCCCCATTTGGCGCTTTCCACGCTGACCAGCCCGTCATTGGCCCCTTCTTCGACCAGCATGACCAGCCAGGTCGGATTCAGAATGACGCTGGGACAGGCTGTTTTGGCCTTGGCGGCCCAGCTCTGGTAGTAAATGCCGGGCATGTTGGGCGTGTTGGGGTTAAAGGTGTTGATCATGTAATCCGGGCAGATATCAAGGGCGTTCTGCAGGGAATCGGGGCTGGTGTCCCCGAAAATAAAAGCGTAAACAAAATCGATGACATCACCGCCGGCGGCCAGCAGCCAGTCAGGCAATTCATACATGATCAGGGAAGCGATGGAACTGCCCCGGTGAGGGCCGGCCAGGCTGGTGTAGCTGGCCACATAGGGCGCCAGGCCGAGGTTGGAGATGGCATAGCGGGTATAGATGGTCCCGTGGGAATGGCCGATGATATTGACTTTTTTGGCGCCGGTCGCGGCCATGATTTGCATGACCTGCTGCTTGAAACTAGCGGCTTTGTTGGCGGTGCTGTCCATGGCGTTGACCGTGGTACAGTAAACGCTGGCGCCTTGCTTTTGCAGTGCCGGCACAATACCCCACCAGTAATCCACGATACCCAGAACCTTCGTCGAAGCGCCCATGCCGTGTGCCAGTATAACGGGATAGCGGGTGTTGCAGGTGTAGGTGTTGCTTCCCCCGGCCAGGGCCATGCTTGTCAGGCTGATGCTTACCATGAGTCCAACGGCTAAAATAACAGCTAATTTTTTCATTCCTTGCTCCCTCTTTTTTATTGGTTTCCCCTTTAGCGAGCGTCTTTCTTGGCTATTGATTGAGCAACAACCGTGCCGTTATTTTCATTAAACATATTCAGTATGTTGCAAAACACATGGTTTCCTGTTCGCCGGATATGACGTTTTCGGTTGTCATATATGACAAAATTAACTATTATTGTCATATACGGCAACTTTTCTGGGGGTACAGCCATGACTGTTGAACTGGATTCCTTGGTCCGTCGCGTACATCAGCAAATTCTTGAAGCAACACCCTACACGGCACTTGAAGATGCTTATCATTATATAAAGCATACTTTTCCGATAGACCGGATTTATGTGGTCCAGTTTGACCCGGACCGTCACCTGATGCGGGTTCTGGCCCAGGCTTCCGAAACCGGGGCTGAAAAAACCAATTTCGTGTTTGAAGCCATGCCCGATCTGGTTATGGATCCCTTTAAGCAGGGGGTTGTACCGGAAACATACATCATCAATGACCCCTCAACGGATGTGGTTGGTAACCATATCTATAAAAGAGGCAAAGCCGCCAACTGGTCATCCTTGAACCTGAATTTCGCGGGAAAGCCCCCTGATTGCGGCACCATTTTTTTCGCTGCCGATGGTACTAACAGAATTACCGAAGAACACACCCGTCTGATTACCGATCTGAAAGGATCGCTCCAGCTGATTTTTGAAAGCATTGTTAAAGACCACCAACAGACCGACATTCTGCCATCGTTAAAAGAGCCGATAGAAAACACCGATGAAATATTCCGTCAGGTTACCCGGCGGTTATGCGGCAATCTTGACCTGCAGGCCGGCGTATCCCATTGCCTGCAATACTTAAGCAGATTCATGCCGGGGCAGACAATGATTGTTTACCACTGGGAAGAGGGGCTTAAGTCCTTCCGGGTTCTGGCGGAAAGTTACGGATTTATCGCCGACAGAATTGAGTCGATCATGCCCTGGGGGCAGGAAAAATTACTGGCCGAGGATATTTTAAGATTAGGGAAAACCAGGCTCATCAATCAACCGGGACTCGATCCCACCATGGAGGCTTACGTTAATCACTTCGGAACCGACTGGTCGGTCCTGGTCATGCTCCTCCTTGATAAGGATATGCCGATCGGCGTGGCCAGCCTGGGTACGGAGGGGCGCAACGTGCTGACCGAGGATCACCTGCGGCTCTTTTCCCAGCTGCATGATCCCTTTTTTATCGCCTTTTCAAACCACATGAAGCACCGGGAAATCATCCGGCTCAACAAACTCCTGGAAGAAGAAAAACAGTTTCTTCAAAAGGAACTGCATCATCCCGTGACCGGCGATATTGTCGGCGGCAACTTCGGTTTAAAGGGGGTGATGGAAATGTCCCATCTGGTCGCCGGCCAGGACAGCCCGGTACTGCTTCTGGGGGAAACCGGCGTGGGCAAGGAGTTGATCGCCAATTTTATTCATCAGCACTCGGCCCGCAAGGACGGCCCGTTTATCCGGGTCAACAGCGGTGCCATTCCGGAAACACTTATTGACAGCGAGCTGTTTGGTCATGAGAAAGGGGCCTTTACCGGCGCCGTCAGCCAGAAGATCGGTCGTTTTGAACGCGCCCACGGTGGAACTATTTTTTTAGATGAAATCGCCGAGCTGCCCCTCCGGGACCAGGTGCGTCTGCTGCGGGTGCTGCAGAATAAAATCATCGAGCGCGTCGGCGGTACCGAATCGATCTCCGTTGATATCCGGGTCATCGCCGCCACCAACCGGAACCTGGAAGAGATGGTGGCCGAAGGCAAGTTCCGGGAGGATCTCTGGTTCCGTCTCAATGTCTTTCCCATCAAGATCCCTCCCCTGCGCGCCAGGAGAAGCGATATCCCCGCCCTGGTGGACCATTTTATTGAACAAAAGTCCCGGGAGCTCAAATACCGTAAGCGACCCACCCTGGCGCCGGACGCCATCGTCCGCCTGAAAAATTATTCCTGGCCGGGCAATGTCCGCGAACTGGAAAACGTGGTGGAGCGGGAACTTATTTTAAGTAAAGGCGGTCCGCTTCTATTTCAAACCATTACCCAGGAGCCAACCGAAGAGACCCTGCCGGACAGGCACCCGGCCGATCGGGAAGTGCTGTCACTGGACGAGGCCATGAGCCGCCACATCAAACACGTTCTGGATCTGACCAAAGGCCGCATCCACGGCCCGAATGGCGCCGCGGCCATGCTCCAAATCAATCCCAGTACCTTGCGAAACCGGATGAAGAAGCTGGGGATATAATCCTTTTTTTGCCGCGTCATGAAAAACAGGGATGCCGTTCCCTTATTGAAAATTATGTGAGGACGCGAATCATCAGATCCACATGATCGGTGTCATGTCGTAATAAACGGTCAGTTCCTTGCCCGGATAGAGGCCGTGGGCGGCGATCTCTTCAGACGTCAGCCGGATGTTCAGCACCAGGTTGCCGGCAGCCAGGGTCAGCAGGATTTTCCCGGAATTTTTTTCCATGATCAGGCGGGTGATGAGGGTTCTGATGGGGAAGGTGTCCGGCGGCGGCTCTCCGGATAGAAGCGCCCGACACTCGACCACCGCCGAGGAGCGATTCGAAGGCGGCCGGCTCACCCGCACCGTTTGACCGTCGGACAGGGCTTTTTCCCAAAAAACCCCGCCCGGGGAACGCCACGGACCGGGAATGACGTTCCGGTCTCCGGCGGGCCAGACCCGGCCCTGATGAATCTGAAAGACCTGATCGCAGATTTCATACAGCCAGTGCAGGTCATGGCCGGCCACCACCACCGTCGTGCCCCAGTCGTCTACCGCCCGCCGGGCCGCCTCGCTGATCAGGCGGGCGCTCTCGGCGTCGACATTGGCCGTGGGTTCGTCCAGGAGCAGGACCTGCGGCCTGACAGCCAGGCGCGCGGCCATGGCGACCCGCTGGCACTCCCCGCCGGAGAGCGCTTCCGGTCGCCGGCGGCGAAAGCCATCGGCAGGCAGCCCCACCAGGGCCAGCGCCTCCTCAACCCGCCTGTCCAACCCCTCCTTCAGGCCCCGCAGGCGCAAACCGTAAGCGACATTCTCGAAAACCGTGCGGTTGAGCAGAAACGGGGTCTGGGGCAGAAAAGTGGTGACCAGGCGCCGTCCGGCAGACGGGGAATCGCCCCGAAACCGGACTTGTCCGCCATCCGGTTGAATAATAAAAGCCAGAATTTTGAGCAGGGTTGTTTTGCCGCTGCCGTTGGGACCGATCAGGCCCGTGATCATGCCGCCGGGAATCCGCAGCTCCGTTATCTCCAGGACCGGCTTCCGGTCATAGCCGTAAACGACATCCGTCAGGCGATAAATTACGTCAGGCATTTTTTGATCTTTAGCGCCTCTTCAAAAACATCACGCCCAGGTTGACCGTCAGCGCGATCAGCAGCAGCACCAGCCCCAGGGCGATGCCCATGGCAAAAAGTCCCTTGTTGGTCTCCAGGGCGATGGCCGTGGTGATGGTGCGGGTATGCCACTTGATGTTGCCGCCGACCATCATGGAGATCCCTACCTCGGTCATGACCTTGCCGGCGGCCACCAGGGCCGCCGTGACCAGGCCATGGCGTGTTTCCCAGAGGCTGGTCAGCAATATCTGCCGGCGGTCGGCGCCCAGGGACGTCAGGGTCAGGCGCAGATTTCTGTCCGCCTCTTCCGTGGCGGTGGCGGTCAGGGCCATGACCACCGGCAGGGCCAGAAGGGTCTGACCGATGGCGATGCCCGGCAGGGTGAACAGCAGCCCCATTTCACCCAGAGGGCCCCGGGAGGAGATCAGGGCATAGACCAGCAGACCGATGAAGACCGTAGGTAAAAACAGCATCGTGTCCAGAAACAGTCGGACCTGCCGCTTGCCCGGGAAATCGGAATACCCCAGGAGAAATCCGGCCGGCAGGCCGATGACCAGGCTGGCCCCCATGGACATGGCCGATACCCGCAGGCTGGCGTAAACCGCCGAATAGGTTTCGGGATCGCCGGTGGCCAGCAGGCACACGGCTTCGATGATTCCGGCAACGATAAAATCCATAAGGCATCCTGGCGGCCTGAAGACCGCCGCTACAGTGCGTTGGCAAAAAACAATTGTTGCCCCATGAGGCGGAAATCATTGATCAGTTTCTGCCCCGTCGGGCCCGCCATCCAGGCGGCAAACACCCTGGCGCCGTCGATATCGACCCCGGGGCATTTTCCGGGATTGACGGCCATGACGCTGTACTGATTCTTCAACCGCGCGTCTCCTTCCACCAGGATAGCCAGGGCCGGGCTGCCGCCCGCGGCGGCGCCGTATTTGATGTAAGTGCCGCGATCGGTCAGGGTGTAGCCGTTTTTCTCGGCCGCGATATTAATCGTCGCCAGCATGCCCTGGCCGGTCTGAACATACCAGGATTCCCTGTCCGGAACTGTTGCTGCCGCGGCTTTCCATAACACCAGTTCCTGCTGGTGAGTCCCGGAATTGTCCCCCCGGCTGACGAAAGCCGCCTTTCTGTCCCGCAGGGTCGCCAGTGCTTCAGCCGCGGTTTTACCCTTGATCCCGGCCGGATCAGCCGCCGGCCCGATGATGATAAAATCGTTATACATCACCTCGCGCCTCTCCACGCCATACCCGTCGGACACGTATTTTTTTTCCGATTCCGGCGCGTGCACCAGCAGCACCGAGACATCACAGTTTTTTCCCAACTCCAGCGCCTTGCCGGTTCCCGTGGCCGTCCACTTCAGGTCGATACCTGTATCTTTGAGGAGAAACGGCGCCAGGTAATCGAGCAGGCCGGTGTCGTCAGTACTGGTGGTGGTGGCCATCATCAGCGTTTTTGCGGCCGACTCTTCGGCCCTGGATAAAACCGGCGGCAGCATCACCGCTAAAAGCATTGTCAGGATCACCACATATTTTCTCATATGTCACCTCTCCACTGGTTTCTTTCCATGAAAATGCGCTTATGCACTTTTGGGTCATTTGGTGAATACAGGCAATAATCAGGCAATATACTATCGGATACCGACGGAAACAAACTGAAAATAACACCATCATGATGGCAGGGGGTAGTCGCGGGCGAAGAATGCCGGAAGGGCGAATCGGATAAATATGTCCTGTCCGCCCTCCCGGCTCCTTGGAATAAAGGCTATTCGGCCGTAATCGTGTCAATAAAACAGGTGCCGCCGGAAGACCCGCCCGACGAACCGCCGGCTTTTTCACCCAGGGCAAAGGGGTCATGGATGGTTCCGTCGGCGGCTCCATCCGCGTCCGTGGCCGGATCGCCGTCGGTCAGCGTGACCGTGATGGTTTCGTCGCCGTCGTTGCTGCTAAAGGGCATCTGGACCCAGCCGCCGGCCGCCGTAATTTTGTAAATCCTGGCCGACTGCACAACCGCATCCGGGAAGACGATGGTAATGACCACCGATCCGCCCGGCGCCAGCCCCGTCACCTGAAAATCAAAAACCCCATAGGGGAATTCCTGGTTCGGTTTGCCCGTCTGGGTCAGATCGGCGTCGTCATCGTTCATGGCCGCTACAGCGGCAAAGGCGCCGGCGGAGGTGTGCAGGATGACCTGTCCCTGGCCCGTGGCGCTGTTTGGCTTGGCCGTGTCCGTATCCTGATAGTCGAGGATGCCGTCGCCGTCATAATCGTCGCTGCCGGTTCCTTCCTCGCTGTCCACCAGACCGTTGCCGTTGGAATCGCCGTCAATGGCGCCGTAGATCACGATCTTCTCCTGATCGACATAATTCCACCCGGCCTCGAGAATATCGATGTCGGTGGTCCCTTCCGGCAGGGGTTCGACCTTAATGATGGTGGCCGATCGGCTACAGGCGCCGGCATTATGGTCCCAGTCCTCGACGTAAGGCCAGACGACTTCCTGCTGATCGGACCGGCTGGACTGATCCGGAGCGCTGGGATACTTCTGCGGCACCACCACCCGGAAGGGGCCTTCTCCATCCAGTTTGTTTTCGTCATTAAGGACACCGGGGTCAAGGTTGGCGCCTTCCCGCTTGAGCGCCAGGATCGCCTTTAACCCGCCGGCAACGGTAATGTTGTCCCCATGGGCCCGGCCGACGCAGGACGGCGCGCTGTAATCGCACCAGCCATAGTCGGGGTTGGTGTCCGCGTCAGCTTCGATGTTGTAAAAGTAGGTGCTTGGCGGATACTGGTAGGCCTGGCCCGGCATGTTGCCGTAGACATGGTACATCTCCAGGGCCGCATCAAACTCAAGCGGATGAGACTGGGACCATCCATCCGGCGCGTAAACCCATATGCCCGTGGCGCTCGGAAGAATACCGGCGTCATCCAGCAGGTCTTTCATGGGAACACCGGTATACTGAACATAGTTGTCCTGGGAACGACTGGCGTTCATCAATAAAAACTGGGTGTGCTGGGAAAGCGCTTCGAGCTGGGCCCGGGTATAAACCCGGAAGGGAGCCGTAATTTTGCTCGGGTCATCGGTCGCGTCCCCGGGATAACGGTTGGCATTGATCTCGGCGATGTTGGTAAAGGTGTCGCCGTCGGAATCCAGCCCTTCAATGTTCGTCACGGCTTCGGCGTCCCGGCCGCCGGTAAAGTAGGCCATGCCGTAGGCGTTCAGCGTATCGGTGATATTCCCGCTGCCGTCATACCCATAGGAATAATGGCACCACTGACAGCTTCCCAGGGTTACCGTGCCCTTGGACCCTTCATAGGAACCACCCTTGTGGCAGAGCACGCACTGATCGAGCTTGGTGCCGGCTTTGCCGGGGTAAGCGCCCAGAAAGTTACTCGAATCGTTTTCTCCCTCGTGATGGTAAGCGGCCATCCCGTTTGTAGCCGCCAGCAGCGCAATCAGCGCCGTCATCAGCAAAAACGTCGTCCTCATCTTCATGATCCTTCCTCCTTAAATAAATTAAAAATCCAGGTAGTAGTTGAAAGTCACCACGTTTTCCTTATCAACGTAATCGATGCTGCCGTCGGGATTGACCCGCACTTTCAGGGGGTCGGAAAAATCGGTGCGGGTATAATCAATGACGATCCGGTGCATGGGGAACAGGATCCAGTTGAAGGCCAGGCTGACGGCATCGGCCTCGCCCACCGATACATTAGCGCCTTCCGTGATCCAGTCTTTGTCGCCGGAAAAATGGTCAAACCGCAGGGCCCACACGAAGGCGCCGTATGTTCCCTCATCGGGGTTGAAAAATGCGGCCGGATGAATCGGCTTGATCACCCCGTCGGCAAGAACGGGCTCCTCGCCCGTCTGGCACCAGATGAGGCTGGCGTACCAGGACGAGAAGTCCGCGTCCCGGTCCGGGCCCGAAACCGGCTGCAACCCGTTGTAGGTCAGGAACATATACTCCGCCTGGGCCGCCAGGGATTTCCAGGTCCAGGCTGTTTCCAGGGCCCGGCGGGCGCGGGCATCCACATCCTGCAGCACCCCGAACTTGGTGTCATGACTCAACACGTAGATGTTCCGGCTGGTGCCCGCCATGCCCGAACTTTTGACCTTGAGATCGATGTTGGCCAGATCGATTCTGGCGTAAGTGGCGGACCCGCCCACCTGCAGGTTTTTCAAGGGATCAAGAGTGGTCCTGCCCAAGGGCTTGAAAACCGCCCGCAAGGCGATTTCCGGATCGTCATGCTCGTTCCCCTTGGTGGAACCGTCATCGCCGTCGCCGTTGAAAAGCCCGATGCCGTAAGCCATGTCTTCCTGAAACAGATCACCGTGGAGCATGACCCCGATGTCCCGCTTCGGTCCCAGGTAGTAGCCCATGGAGCGCTCGGCAAAGGTGATGGCTTTGTCGGCTGTCTGCCATTCCAGGCTGAACGGCTCCTTGAACTGCCCCATCCGGATGGCGTGCGGCGGCAGAACCAGTTCTCCGTAGGCATCGAGCAGGTTGCTGGTTTCGTTCCCCTGGAACTCGTATTCCATGCCGAAACGGAACCAGCGGGTCAGCGCGCCGTTGAAAATCAGCCTGGCCCGGCGGATATCAAAACGGTTGTCGGCCCGCTCCGGTTCGCCATACCAGGAATAATTGCCCTGGAATGAACCGCCGAAGCGCAGCTCCATGCCGCCTTCTTCTTCGGATTTGAGGTAAAATCCGCCTTTATAGCCGGCCATAAATATTCTTTCCGCCAGGGCGGCAGAAGAGCAGATCAGCGATAAACCCAGAACGATTACTAAAACGGCAAAAGAAAATGAAGCCTTAAATGTCATCTTGAAGAATCCCCGAAAAATGGCGGGCCCGTCCGCGTCAGCTTTCAGGCCTGAAACATTTATAAAAATTTATCTGAACCCGTCGCTTTGGCCGTAAGGATAATGGATGAATTGGTTATATTGTGTCAAGCATTATCCGTTTTATTTAAAATTTGTAATTATAATTACAAAAACAAACTAATAATTACAATAATGATGGGATTAGACATGGGAAGATCAGCAACGACTTTACGAGAGCATCAGGCGAAAAAACCGGGTAGAATACGGTATAAGGATAACGGCGTAGCCGGGAGAAGATGACGCCGGCTTTAGCGGGACAACGTCATAGGGGAGTATTGATGAAGCCGTAACAATCTTGTTTTGTTCGTTTTGCGATCCTTCCGGGCGGTTTCAAAGGGGATAAACCATCTTTCCGGATTTGGAAAAATCATAACCGGGAATCTCGGCGGCCATGGCCTTGAATCGAGGTTCGGCCGGCAGTGACAGAAAGGCCTGAATGCTTTTGTGGAAGAACGTTTCCTTATTGATAAGGAAATCGAACCGCTCC
This genomic stretch from Thermodesulfobacteriota bacterium harbors:
- a CDS encoding lipase secretion chaperone produces the protein MKGINGRIIFAFVGLLLLGLLIGLYTRQPAPEDTAYIFDRATGPAIEQIAASKEQITAIKTHEQTLPGDDKGGIPDEGPPGEGSVIKDLFSQIIVSSGTTLHYFTWLGHEFRQATSREDHLAQVKEKIFSQFPPEEAGRLYATYQRYLDCEIAVADLTARFGPVTTAENGLELLRKVQEFRRGSLGRELADKLFGEQVKEKEYSIRRAAIVNDGTLYAADKQTQLDRLTQDMWGDSADSEAVSQGSDPYEKYQAALAMHQKDLAEITGEAERQAAIDDIRNQYLQPDAVERIKDVERQAAERQQQEQAYFSAEKKISEDTSLSEEAREEQIDQLRQQMLGDQAEAMKRREAIETARQEQLKKAGLTPDSGP
- a CDS encoding alpha/beta fold hydrolase, yielding MKKLAVILAVGLMVSISLTSMALAGGSNTYTCNTRYPVILAHGMGASTKVLGIVDYWWGIVPALQKQGASVYCTTVNAMDSTANKAASFKQQVMQIMAATGAKKVNIIGHSHGTIYTRYAISNLGLAPYVASYTSLAGPHRGSSIASLIMYELPDWLLAAGGDVIDFVYAFIFGDTSPDSLQNALDICPDYMINTFNPNTPNMPGIYYQSWAAKAKTACPSVILNPTWLVMLVEEGANDGLVSVESAKWGNFRGVQEAAWYSTGCDHLNIVGQLFGVTPGFDAPQFFVDIVKDLKARGY
- a CDS encoding sigma-54 dependent transcriptional regulator; the protein is MTVELDSLVRRVHQQILEATPYTALEDAYHYIKHTFPIDRIYVVQFDPDRHLMRVLAQASETGAEKTNFVFEAMPDLVMDPFKQGVVPETYIINDPSTDVVGNHIYKRGKAANWSSLNLNFAGKPPDCGTIFFAADGTNRITEEHTRLITDLKGSLQLIFESIVKDHQQTDILPSLKEPIENTDEIFRQVTRRLCGNLDLQAGVSHCLQYLSRFMPGQTMIVYHWEEGLKSFRVLAESYGFIADRIESIMPWGQEKLLAEDILRLGKTRLINQPGLDPTMEAYVNHFGTDWSVLVMLLLDKDMPIGVASLGTEGRNVLTEDHLRLFSQLHDPFFIAFSNHMKHREIIRLNKLLEEEKQFLQKELHHPVTGDIVGGNFGLKGVMEMSHLVAGQDSPVLLLGETGVGKELIANFIHQHSARKDGPFIRVNSGAIPETLIDSELFGHEKGAFTGAVSQKIGRFERAHGGTIFLDEIAELPLRDQVRLLRVLQNKIIERVGGTESISVDIRVIAATNRNLEEMVAEGKFREDLWFRLNVFPIKIPPLRARRSDIPALVDHFIEQKSRELKYRKRPTLAPDAIVRLKNYSWPGNVRELENVVERELILSKGGPLLFQTITQEPTEETLPDRHPADREVLSLDEAMSRHIKHVLDLTKGRIHGPNGAAAMLQINPSTLRNRMKKLGI
- a CDS encoding energy-coupling factor ABC transporter ATP-binding protein, with the protein product MPDVIYRLTDVVYGYDRKPVLEITELRIPGGMITGLIGPNGSGKTTLLKILAFIIQPDGGQVRFRGDSPSAGRRLVTTFLPQTPFLLNRTVFENVAYGLRLRGLKEGLDRRVEEALALVGLPADGFRRRRPEALSGGECQRVAMAARLAVRPQVLLLDEPTANVDAESARLISEAARRAVDDWGTTVVVAGHDLHWLYEICDQVFQIHQGRVWPAGDRNVIPGPWRSPGGVFWEKALSDGQTVRVSRPPSNRSSAVVECRALLSGEPPPDTFPIRTLITRLIMEKNSGKILLTLAAGNLVLNIRLTSEEIAAHGLYPGKELTVYYDMTPIMWI
- a CDS encoding ABC transporter permease, with amino-acid sequence MDFIVAGIIEAVCLLATGDPETYSAVYASLRVSAMSMGASLVIGLPAGFLLGYSDFPGKRQVRLFLDTMLFLPTVFIGLLVYALISSRGPLGEMGLLFTLPGIAIGQTLLALPVVMALTATATEEADRNLRLTLTSLGADRRQILLTSLWETRHGLVTAALVAAGKVMTEVGISMMVGGNIKWHTRTITTAIALETNKGLFAMGIALGLVLLLIALTVNLGVMFLKRR
- a CDS encoding substrate-binding domain-containing protein; protein product: MRKYVVILTMLLAVMLPPVLSRAEESAAKTLMMATTTSTDDTGLLDYLAPFLLKDTGIDLKWTATGTGKALELGKNCDVSVLLVHAPESEKKYVSDGYGVERREVMYNDFIIIGPAADPAGIKGKTAAEALATLRDRKAAFVSRGDNSGTHQQELVLWKAAAATVPDRESWYVQTGQGMLATINIAAEKNGYTLTDRGTYIKYGAAAGGSPALAILVEGDARLKNQYSVMAVNPGKCPGVDIDGARVFAAWMAGPTGQKLINDFRLMGQQLFFANAL
- a CDS encoding GEGP motif-containing diheme protein, coding for MKMRTTFLLMTALIALLAATNGMAAYHHEGENDSSNFLGAYPGKAGTKLDQCVLCHKGGSYEGSKGTVTLGSCQWCHYSYGYDGSGNITDTLNAYGMAYFTGGRDAEAVTNIEGLDSDGDTFTNIAEINANRYPGDATDDPSKITAPFRVYTRAQLEALSQHTQFLLMNASRSQDNYVQYTGVPMKDLLDDAGILPSATGIWVYAPDGWSQSHPLEFDAALEMYHVYGNMPGQAYQYPPSTYFYNIEADADTNPDYGWCDYSAPSCVGRAHGDNITVAGGLKAILALKREGANLDPGVLNDENKLDGEGPFRVVVPQKYPSAPDQSSRSDQQEVVWPYVEDWDHNAGACSRSATIIKVEPLPEGTTDIDILEAGWNYVDQEKIVIYGAIDGDSNGNGLVDSEEGTGSDDYDGDGILDYQDTDTAKPNSATGQGQVILHTSAGAFAAVAAMNDDDADLTQTGKPNQEFPYGVFDFQVTGLAPGGSVVITIVFPDAVVQSARIYKITAAGGWVQMPFSSNDGDETITVTLTDGDPATDADGAADGTIHDPFALGEKAGGSSGGSSGGTCFIDTITAE
- a CDS encoding porin — translated: MTFKASFSFAVLVIVLGLSLICSSAALAERIFMAGYKGGFYLKSEEEGGMELRFGGSFQGNYSWYGEPERADNRFDIRRARLIFNGALTRWFRFGMEYEFQGNETSNLLDAYGELVLPPHAIRMGQFKEPFSLEWQTADKAITFAERSMGYYLGPKRDIGVMLHGDLFQEDMAYGIGLFNGDGDDGSTKGNEHDDPEIALRAVFKPLGRTTLDPLKNLQVGGSATYARIDLANIDLKVKSSGMAGTSRNIYVLSHDTKFGVLQDVDARARRALETAWTWKSLAAQAEYMFLTYNGLQPVSGPDRDADFSSWYASLIWCQTGEEPVLADGVIKPIHPAAFFNPDEGTYGAFVWALRFDHFSGDKDWITEGANVSVGEADAVSLAFNWILFPMHRIVIDYTRTDFSDPLKVRVNPDGSIDYVDKENVVTFNYYLDF